The following proteins are co-located in the Billgrantia tianxiuensis genome:
- a CDS encoding dodecin, protein MSDHVYKHIELTGSSEKGIEDAIQRALDKASQSLHGMRWFEVVDTRGHIENGRVGHWQVTLKVGFTLD, encoded by the coding sequence ATGAGCGACCACGTCTACAAGCACATCGAACTGACCGGCTCTTCGGAGAAAGGCATCGAGGACGCCATCCAGCGCGCCCTCGACAAGGCTTCCCAATCCCTTCACGGCATGCGTTGGTTCGAGGTCGTGGATACCCGCGGACACATCGAGAATGGCCGCGTCGGCCATTGGCAGGTCACGCTCAAGGTGGGCTTCACCCTCGACTGA
- the aceK gene encoding bifunctional isocitrate dehydrogenase kinase/phosphatase — protein sequence MKHSPAYRLAATILHGFDEYRTRFKEITADASRRFRDAAWREAQQASAERINLYEEKVGETLGRLKRALDEDDLTHCECWREARNHYAELISERLDYELAETYFNSLFCSIFHHRHIRNDWMFVYSSRDAAAHHSGLEPCRRLRVRGDWNEAIRWALAEAPFETPFEDLERDVRLGGEFLRDHLPRTILDAPDAEVELLKSVFYRNKGAYLVGRIHGDGAQVPLVLPILHEQGEGLHLDTVLIESDEVSIIFSFTRAYFQVEVQVPGEFVDYLQQLMPDKPEGELYSAIGFFKHGKTEFFRALNRQVAKREDQFIIAPGVRGMVMAVFVLPSFRTVFKIIKDRFDPSKEMTHDTVREKYRLVKRHDRVGRMADTQEFSNFIARKDHFAPECLEHLLEVAPSTVQLRGDKVIIKHCYTERMMTPLNLYLERCGEEETQAVLKDYGNAIKQMAAANIFPGDMLLKNFGVTRHGRVIFYDYDEVCYLTECNFRHIPEPMYPEQELSGEPWYSVGPNDIFPEEFGPFLFADLKLRKLFYQLHPELFDADYWKSVQQAIRDGRVIDVYPYRNKQRFSASEGNGLVY from the coding sequence ATGAAGCATTCGCCTGCCTATCGCCTCGCCGCCACCATCCTGCACGGCTTCGACGAGTACCGTACCCGCTTCAAGGAGATCACCGCCGATGCCAGCCGGCGTTTTCGCGACGCCGCCTGGCGCGAGGCTCAGCAGGCCTCGGCCGAACGCATCAACCTCTACGAGGAGAAGGTCGGCGAGACCCTGGGACGGCTGAAGCGGGCCCTGGACGAGGACGACCTGACCCACTGCGAGTGCTGGCGCGAGGCCCGCAATCACTACGCCGAGTTGATCAGCGAACGGCTTGACTACGAACTCGCCGAGACCTACTTCAATTCGCTGTTCTGCTCGATCTTTCACCACCGCCACATCCGCAACGACTGGATGTTCGTCTACAGCTCGCGGGATGCGGCGGCTCACCACTCGGGGCTGGAGCCGTGTCGTCGCCTGCGCGTCAGGGGCGACTGGAACGAGGCGATTCGTTGGGCACTGGCCGAGGCGCCGTTCGAGACCCCCTTCGAGGATCTGGAGAGGGACGTGCGCCTGGGCGGTGAATTTCTGCGCGATCACCTGCCCCGAACGATCCTCGATGCGCCGGATGCCGAGGTCGAGCTGCTCAAGAGCGTGTTCTATCGCAACAAGGGCGCCTACCTGGTGGGGCGGATTCACGGCGACGGCGCCCAGGTGCCGCTGGTGCTGCCGATCCTGCACGAGCAGGGCGAGGGGCTGCACCTGGATACCGTGCTGATCGAGTCGGACGAGGTATCGATCATCTTCTCCTTTACCCGCGCCTACTTTCAGGTCGAAGTCCAGGTGCCGGGTGAGTTCGTCGACTACCTGCAGCAGCTCATGCCCGACAAGCCGGAGGGCGAACTCTATTCGGCGATCGGCTTCTTCAAGCACGGCAAGACCGAGTTCTTCCGCGCCCTCAATCGCCAGGTGGCCAAGCGCGAGGACCAGTTCATCATCGCCCCGGGGGTGCGCGGCATGGTCATGGCGGTGTTCGTGCTGCCCTCGTTTCGCACCGTGTTCAAGATCATCAAGGACCGCTTCGACCCCTCCAAGGAGATGACCCACGACACGGTGCGCGAGAAGTACCGGCTGGTGAAGCGCCACGACCGGGTCGGACGCATGGCCGATACCCAGGAATTCTCCAACTTCATCGCACGCAAGGACCACTTTGCCCCGGAGTGCCTCGAGCACCTGCTCGAGGTGGCGCCCTCCACCGTGCAGCTCAGGGGCGACAAGGTGATCATCAAGCACTGCTACACCGAGCGCATGATGACGCCGCTCAACCTCTATCTGGAGCGGTGCGGTGAGGAAGAGACCCAGGCGGTGCTCAAGGACTACGGCAACGCCATCAAGCAGATGGCGGCGGCCAACATCTTTCCCGGCGACATGCTGCTGAAGAACTTCGGCGTCACCCGCCATGGCCGGGTGATCTTCTACGACTACGATGAGGTGTGCTACCTCACCGAATGCAACTTCCGCCACATCCCCGAGCCGATGTACCCGGAGCAGGAGCTGTCCGGCGAGCCTTGGTACTCGGTGGGGCCGAATGATATTTTCCCCGAGGAGTTCGGACCCTTTCTGTTCGCCGACCTCAAGCTGCGCAAGCTCTTCTATCAGCTCCACCCCGAGCTGTTCGACGCCGACTACTGGAAGAGCGTGCAGCAGGCAATCCGCGATGGGCGAGTGATCGACGTCTACCCCTATCGCAACAAGCAGCGCTTCAGCGCCAGCGAGGGGAACGGCCTGGTCTATTAG
- a CDS encoding tRNA-uridine aminocarboxypropyltransferase: MLDETGQADLAERDSTAGLGQEPAPGLSHDPATGLVRDPGTGHPRPPRREFKARGSFTERCLGCNLPVLNCLCPYRVNAGSESRVWLITHPLEHLKPTNTGRLIRDVLPETEVFTWYRTTPDERLLALLDDPCFSPFVIFPDDQPDYADRVVGMGAVGEAKASGKTPVFILLDGTWRQARRIFRKSPYLDRLPVLPLATSRLTRYQLRKPASRAHLCTAEVAAELLRQSGDAAAAQVLDDYFDAFNVSYAASRRYEKIEQPTPAMRRLLSYRGQ, encoded by the coding sequence ATGTTGGATGAGACTGGCCAGGCCGACCTTGCCGAGCGTGACTCCACCGCCGGATTGGGTCAGGAGCCCGCTCCCGGGCTTTCTCATGACCCCGCTACCGGCCTCGTTCGTGACCCCGGTACAGGTCATCCACGCCCGCCGCGGCGTGAGTTCAAGGCGCGCGGCAGTTTCACCGAGCGCTGCCTCGGCTGTAACCTTCCGGTGCTCAACTGTCTTTGTCCCTATCGAGTCAACGCCGGGAGCGAGTCGCGGGTTTGGCTGATCACGCATCCGCTCGAGCACCTCAAGCCGACCAATACCGGACGTCTGATCCGTGACGTGCTGCCGGAAACCGAGGTCTTCACCTGGTATCGCACGACGCCGGACGAGCGCCTGCTGGCGCTGCTCGACGACCCGTGCTTCTCCCCTTTCGTGATCTTTCCCGACGACCAGCCCGACTATGCCGACCGCGTGGTGGGAATGGGCGCCGTCGGCGAGGCCAAGGCCAGCGGCAAGACGCCGGTATTCATCCTGCTCGACGGCACCTGGCGTCAGGCGCGACGCATCTTTCGCAAGAGCCCCTACCTCGACCGGCTACCGGTGCTGCCGCTGGCCACCTCGCGGCTGACTCGCTACCAGTTGCGCAAGCCGGCCTCCCGAGCCCATCTGTGCACCGCCGAGGTTGCCGCCGAACTGCTGCGCCAGAGTGGCGATGCCGCAGCGGCCCAGGTGCTGGACGACTATTTCGATGCCTTCAACGTCAGCTATGCCGCCAGCCGGCGCTACGAGAAGATCGAGCAGCCGACGCCGGCGATGCGTCGACTGCTGTCATATCGTGGGCAATGA
- a CDS encoding TrkH family potassium uptake protein: MSLRVILRILGLLLMMFSLTMLPPILISLLFGDEQWQAFTIAILITVLTGLVIYLPNRNAHKELRIRDGFLIAALFWSVLGLFGSLPLMLTGDAALAPTDAVFESFSGLTTTGATVITGIDFLPESVLYYRQQLQWLGGMGIVVLAVAILPTLGVGGMALYRTEIPGPLKDSKLTPRITETAKALWYIYAALTLTCFLAYMVAGMNWFDALGHSFSTVAIGGFSTYDASIGHFDSALIELICVFFLIISAMSFSLHFLAWRGRQLGHYLHDPEARFLLIFLAGLVVIAVVSLWLTGTHDTEFGLRHGLFQAVSIATTAGFGVDDFSAWPGALPFLLFMAAFVGGCSGSTGGGMKVIRIILIIKQGMREVMRLIHPSAVIAVKVGKMSVPDGIAQAVWGFFSAYLMLFFLMLVGVMATGVDQVTAWSTVASCLNNLGPALGEAAAHYGDLPAAAKWILVVAMLLGRLEIFTVLVLFTPAFWRK; the protein is encoded by the coding sequence ATGAGCCTGCGAGTCATCCTGCGCATCCTCGGTCTACTGCTGATGATGTTCAGTCTGACCATGCTGCCCCCGATCCTGATCTCGCTGCTGTTCGGCGACGAGCAGTGGCAGGCGTTCACCATCGCCATCCTGATCACCGTGCTGACCGGCCTGGTGATCTATCTGCCCAACCGCAACGCCCACAAGGAGTTGCGCATTCGCGACGGCTTCCTCATCGCCGCGCTGTTCTGGAGCGTCCTGGGCCTGTTCGGTTCGCTGCCGCTGATGTTGACCGGCGATGCCGCGCTGGCTCCCACCGATGCGGTATTCGAATCGTTCTCGGGGCTGACCACCACCGGCGCCACCGTGATCACCGGCATCGACTTCCTGCCCGAGTCGGTACTCTACTACCGCCAGCAGCTGCAGTGGCTCGGCGGCATGGGGATCGTGGTGCTGGCAGTGGCCATCCTGCCGACGCTGGGGGTCGGCGGCATGGCGCTCTATCGCACCGAGATCCCGGGACCGCTGAAGGACTCCAAGCTGACCCCGCGCATCACCGAAACGGCCAAGGCGCTGTGGTACATCTATGCGGCGCTGACACTGACTTGCTTCCTGGCCTACATGGTCGCCGGCATGAACTGGTTCGATGCTCTCGGGCACAGTTTTTCCACCGTCGCCATCGGTGGTTTTTCCACCTACGACGCCAGCATCGGCCACTTCGACAGCGCCCTGATCGAGCTGATCTGCGTCTTCTTCCTGATCATCTCGGCCATGAGTTTCAGCCTTCACTTCCTGGCCTGGCGCGGCAGGCAACTCGGCCACTACCTGCACGACCCCGAGGCACGTTTCCTGCTGATCTTCCTCGCCGGGCTCGTCGTCATCGCCGTGGTCTCGCTATGGCTGACCGGTACCCACGACACCGAGTTCGGTCTACGCCATGGGCTATTTCAGGCGGTCTCGATCGCCACCACCGCCGGCTTCGGCGTGGACGACTTCTCGGCCTGGCCAGGGGCGCTGCCCTTCCTGCTGTTCATGGCCGCGTTCGTCGGGGGCTGCTCCGGCTCCACCGGTGGCGGCATGAAAGTGATCCGTATCATCCTGATCATAAAGCAGGGCATGCGCGAGGTAATGCGCCTCATCCACCCCAGCGCGGTGATCGCGGTGAAGGTGGGCAAGATGAGCGTACCCGACGGCATCGCCCAGGCGGTATGGGGCTTCTTCTCGGCCTACCTGATGCTGTTCTTCCTGATGCTGGTGGGCGTCATGGCCACCGGTGTCGACCAGGTCACCGCCTGGTCGACGGTCGCCTCCTGCCTGAACAACCTGGGCCCCGCCCTGGGTGAAGCGGCCGCCCACTACGGTGACCTGCCCGCCGCGGCCAAATGGATCCTGGTGGTGGCGATGCTGCTCGGCCGTCTGGAGATCTTCACCGTGCTGGTACTGTTTACGCCTGCCTTCTGGCGCAAGTAG
- the rsmB gene encoding 16S rRNA (cytosine(967)-C(5))-methyltransferase RsmB, translated as MHRSTPSTRAGKSVQDGGQAVRASAARALVPVITGKGSLSELDDHQVVIRDRALFKAMCYGVCRTLPRLEALAERLLKSPFKARDADVQALLLLGIYQLLYLRIPAHAAVGETAGAARLLGKEWATRVLNGCLRRLTRESTALQAEVDQDPAVALLHPRWLLKALRQAWPDDWRAIAEANNQPGPMTLRINRRHGDREAYLARLQVSGIEARLCAHSPDGLVLEKPCDVQALPGFAEGDVSVQDEAAQLAAELLGPALAPRPGGRVLDACCAPGGKTAHLLELFDIELLALDSDAVRLARVEETLERLGLSATLAHADATQRDWWDGTPFDAILLDAPCSGTGVIRRHPDIKRLRRSSDIPRLAELQARLLDNLWPLLRPGGTLLYATCSVLREENDEQVRAFLERTGNAEVTTPEEVNWGRLTGPGRQLLPEPESHDGFFYARLRKLG; from the coding sequence ATGCATCGTTCCACCCCTTCCACCCGTGCCGGCAAGAGCGTCCAGGACGGCGGTCAGGCGGTGCGCGCCAGCGCCGCACGTGCCCTGGTGCCCGTCATCACCGGCAAGGGATCGCTCAGCGAGCTGGACGATCACCAGGTGGTGATACGCGACAGGGCACTGTTCAAGGCGATGTGCTACGGCGTGTGTCGCACTCTGCCGCGCCTCGAGGCACTGGCCGAGCGACTGCTGAAAAGCCCGTTCAAGGCCCGCGACGCCGACGTCCAAGCCCTGCTGCTGCTGGGCATTTACCAATTGCTCTACCTGCGCATCCCGGCGCACGCCGCCGTGGGCGAAACCGCCGGCGCCGCCCGCCTGCTAGGCAAGGAGTGGGCCACTCGGGTACTCAACGGCTGCCTGCGCCGGCTGACCCGCGAGTCCACCGCACTGCAGGCCGAGGTCGATCAGGATCCCGCCGTAGCGCTGCTACATCCGCGCTGGTTGCTCAAGGCCCTGCGCCAGGCCTGGCCCGACGACTGGCGAGCCATTGCCGAGGCAAACAACCAGCCCGGCCCCATGACCCTGCGCATCAATCGCCGGCACGGCGACCGCGAAGCCTACCTGGCCAGGCTTCAGGTCAGCGGTATCGAAGCACGCCTGTGTGCACACTCTCCCGATGGGCTGGTACTGGAGAAACCCTGCGACGTCCAGGCGCTACCCGGTTTCGCCGAGGGTGACGTCAGCGTGCAGGACGAAGCCGCACAGCTCGCCGCCGAGCTGCTCGGGCCGGCGCTGGCACCACGCCCCGGCGGTCGCGTGCTGGATGCCTGCTGCGCCCCCGGCGGCAAGACGGCTCATCTACTCGAGCTGTTCGACATCGAGCTGCTGGCACTCGACAGCGATGCCGTACGCCTGGCCCGGGTCGAGGAGACGCTCGAGCGCCTCGGCCTTTCGGCCACGCTGGCGCACGCCGACGCCACACAGCGCGACTGGTGGGACGGCACGCCGTTCGATGCCATTCTGCTCGACGCCCCCTGCTCCGGCACCGGCGTGATTCGACGCCATCCCGATATCAAGCGCCTGCGGCGTTCCTCCGACATCCCCAGGCTGGCCGAGCTGCAAGCACGCCTGCTCGATAATCTGTGGCCACTGCTGCGTCCGGGCGGCACGCTGCTCTATGCGACCTGCTCGGTGCTGCGCGAGGAAAACGACGAGCAGGTGCGCGCCTTCCTCGAGCGCACCGGCAACGCCGAGGTCACTACACCCGAGGAAGTGAACTGGGGACGTTTGACCGGACCAGGACGACAACTGTTACCGGAACCCGAGAGTCATGACGGCTTCTTTTATGCCAGACTGAGGAAGCTGGGCTGA
- a CDS encoding glycosyltransferase family 4 protein, translating into MRICLVSETWSPEINGVAHTLAQLSREMLARGVSLQLIRPHPAAADAPRRTPGMQSELRVMGMAMPGYRAVRIGLPAARRIQRLWQKQRPDVVYLATQGPLGWSARRVARRMGIPLVAGWHTNFDHYCGDYGVPWLAPALLRALRHFHNGCQATLVPTRQQAGELVRQGFERLEVMGRGIEHERFSPALRCSELRRSWGVDEHRPVALHVGRLAAEKNLTLLRETLHAMRSARPDMAQVIVGDGPARRSLEKALPDVHFTGFISPEALARHYASADLFLFPSLSETWGNVVPEAMASGLAVVAYRHAAAAELIDSGIDGVTVPAGDAEAFRTAAVELCQQPARYAQIGRAARLRTQACRWPAIADTFLAVLEQAREVNHASTRACGI; encoded by the coding sequence ATGCGCATCTGTCTTGTCAGCGAGACCTGGTCACCCGAGATCAATGGCGTCGCCCACACCCTTGCACAGCTGAGCCGCGAAATGCTGGCGCGAGGCGTATCGTTGCAACTCATTCGCCCCCACCCTGCGGCTGCCGATGCCCCTAGGCGTACGCCGGGAATGCAGAGCGAACTGCGGGTAATGGGCATGGCGATGCCCGGCTATCGTGCCGTGCGCATTGGCCTGCCCGCCGCGCGGCGCATCCAGCGGCTGTGGCAGAAGCAGCGTCCCGACGTGGTCTACCTGGCCACCCAGGGCCCGCTGGGCTGGTCGGCCAGGCGCGTGGCTCGGCGCATGGGCATTCCACTCGTCGCTGGCTGGCACACCAACTTCGACCACTATTGCGGCGACTATGGCGTACCCTGGCTGGCCCCGGCCCTGTTGCGGGCGCTGCGTCATTTCCACAACGGTTGCCAGGCCACCCTGGTACCTACCCGCCAGCAGGCCGGCGAGCTTGTTCGCCAAGGCTTCGAGCGGCTCGAAGTGATGGGACGCGGCATCGAGCATGAGCGCTTCTCGCCCGCGCTGCGCTGTTCCGAGCTGCGCCGTAGCTGGGGTGTGGACGAACACCGCCCGGTGGCGCTGCATGTCGGCCGGCTGGCAGCGGAGAAGAACCTCACCCTGCTGCGCGAGACCCTGCACGCCATGCGCAGCGCACGCCCCGACATGGCACAGGTGATCGTCGGCGACGGCCCGGCACGCCGCTCGCTGGAGAAGGCGCTGCCCGACGTTCACTTCACCGGCTTCATCTCGCCGGAGGCATTGGCCCGGCATTACGCCAGCGCCGATCTGTTCCTGTTCCCCTCGCTCTCCGAGACCTGGGGCAATGTAGTGCCCGAAGCCATGGCCAGCGGCCTGGCCGTGGTGGCTTATCGCCATGCCGCCGCCGCCGAACTCATCGACAGTGGAATCGACGGCGTGACCGTACCCGCCGGCGATGCCGAGGCATTCCGTACCGCCGCCGTCGAGCTGTGCCAGCAGCCCGCCCGCTATGCCCAGATAGGCCGCGCCGCACGCCTGCGCACCCAGGCCTGCCGCTGGCCGGCCATCGCCGACACGTTCCTTGCCGTACTCGAACAAGCCCGGGAGGTGAATCATGCGTCCACGCGCGCTTGCGGTATTTGA
- a CDS encoding TraB/GumN family protein, producing the protein MTDSQDSVTDPRQEGAFSGPHRVVEVGGSRYTLLGTAHVSAESAEDVRRMIRSGEFDAVAIELCDARHHNLSNPDALAQQDLFEIFRQGKAGMVAANLALGAFQQRVAEQSGIEPGAEMRAALEEARAHELPLLLIDRDVGVTLKRIYRNVPWWQRMSLFTGLLGSVMSRQEIKPEEIERLKEGDVLESTFSEFAAESEALYVPLISERDRYMVLRLAEQAPPGRYRNVLVVIGAGHMKGMVEHFDAPLPAEPEVERRALEATPPPSKLWRALPWLITALVLTGFAIGFSRNTELGWQLVAEWFLINGVLSGLATLIALAHPVTVVATMFAAPLTSLNPTIGAGFVAAGVELWMRKPKVQDFSMLRHDVTELKGWWRNRVSRTLLVFLFATLGSAAGTWVAGFRIAGALLGSGG; encoded by the coding sequence ATGACCGACTCCCAGGATTCCGTGACCGACCCCCGCCAGGAAGGCGCCTTCAGCGGCCCCCATCGCGTCGTCGAGGTGGGCGGCAGCCGCTATACCCTGCTGGGCACCGCACATGTCTCTGCCGAAAGCGCCGAAGACGTGCGCCGGATGATTCGCTCCGGTGAATTCGATGCCGTCGCCATCGAGCTGTGCGATGCGCGCCACCACAACCTCAGCAACCCGGACGCCCTGGCCCAGCAGGACCTGTTCGAGATCTTCCGCCAGGGCAAGGCCGGCATGGTTGCCGCCAACCTGGCGCTGGGCGCCTTCCAGCAGCGCGTCGCCGAGCAGTCCGGCATCGAACCGGGGGCCGAGATGCGTGCCGCCCTGGAGGAAGCGCGGGCACACGAGCTGCCGCTGCTGCTGATCGACCGCGACGTGGGCGTCACGCTCAAGCGTATCTACCGCAACGTGCCGTGGTGGCAGCGTATGTCGCTGTTCACCGGCCTGCTCGGCAGCGTGATGTCGCGCCAGGAGATCAAGCCCGAAGAGATCGAGCGACTCAAGGAAGGGGACGTGCTGGAATCGACCTTCAGCGAGTTCGCCGCCGAATCGGAAGCGCTCTATGTCCCGCTGATCTCGGAACGCGATCGCTACATGGTGTTGCGTCTGGCGGAGCAGGCGCCTCCCGGGCGCTACCGCAACGTGCTGGTAGTGATCGGTGCCGGGCACATGAAGGGTATGGTCGAGCACTTCGACGCCCCCCTGCCCGCCGAGCCGGAAGTGGAACGTCGAGCCCTGGAAGCCACGCCGCCACCCTCGAAACTGTGGCGCGCCCTGCCATGGCTGATCACGGCACTGGTGTTGACCGGGTTCGCCATTGGCTTCTCGCGCAACACCGAACTCGGTTGGCAACTGGTCGCAGAGTGGTTTCTGATCAACGGTGTGCTCTCGGGGCTCGCCACACTGATCGCCCTGGCCCACCCGGTCACCGTCGTGGCCACCATGTTCGCCGCACCGCTGACCTCGCTCAACCCCACCATCGGCGCCGGCTTCGTGGCCGCCGGGGTCGAACTATGGATGCGCAAACCCAAGGTGCAGGATTTCTCGATGCTGCGCCACGATGTCACCGAGCTGAAGGGCTGGTGGCGCAACCGCGTCTCGCGCACGCTGCTGGTGTTCCTGTTCGCTACCCTGGGTTCCGCCGCCGGCACTTGGGTGGCAGGCTTCCGCATCGCCGGAGCATTGTTGGGGAGCGGAGGCTAG
- a CDS encoding SIR2 family NAD-dependent protein deacylase — translation MADDRRPHLVVFSGSGISAESGIQTFRAGNGLWAEHPIEEVATPEAWRRDPARVLNFYNLRREQVRRARPNAAHKALADLERQGFRVSIITQNIDDLHERAGSRSVLHLHGEILKARSTVDARMQYPLPRGGIELGDICDKGSQLRPDVVWFGESVPYFGEACALVAEADLLLVVGTSLAVMPAASLLEHTPLDAPSVLVDPEAETLAPPGVTRISQPAGKGVPALVRHWQREGGCGCRKPCWDERQDARMPLPPPLDT, via the coding sequence ATGGCTGACGACAGGCGGCCTCATCTGGTGGTCTTCAGCGGCTCGGGCATCAGTGCCGAGAGCGGCATCCAGACCTTTCGTGCCGGCAATGGCCTATGGGCCGAGCACCCCATCGAGGAGGTCGCCACGCCCGAGGCCTGGCGCCGCGATCCCGCTCGTGTATTGAACTTCTACAACCTGCGCCGTGAGCAGGTGCGTCGGGCACGCCCCAACGCCGCGCACAAGGCCCTGGCGGATCTCGAGCGGCAGGGCTTTCGGGTCAGCATCATTACCCAGAACATCGACGACCTGCACGAGCGCGCCGGCTCGCGTAGCGTGCTGCACCTGCACGGCGAAATCCTGAAGGCGCGCTCCACGGTGGATGCCCGCATGCAGTATCCGCTGCCGCGCGGTGGGATCGAGCTGGGCGACATCTGCGACAAGGGCAGCCAACTGCGCCCCGACGTGGTGTGGTTCGGCGAGAGCGTGCCTTACTTCGGCGAAGCTTGTGCGCTCGTCGCCGAGGCCGATCTGCTGTTGGTAGTGGGCACATCGCTGGCCGTGATGCCCGCGGCCTCGCTGCTCGAACACACGCCGCTGGATGCGCCCAGCGTGCTGGTCGACCCTGAGGCCGAGACACTGGCACCGCCCGGCGTGACCCGCATCAGCCAGCCCGCCGGCAAGGGCGTGCCGGCACTGGTGCGCCATTGGCAGCGCGAGGGAGGCTGTGGGTGCCGGAAACCCTGCTGGGATGAGCGTCAGGATGCTAGAATGCCGCTCCCGCCGCCCCTGGATACGTGA
- a CDS encoding GGDEF domain-containing protein, with translation MPGQQQPAPFLRTIPTEALGRSPEQVLGADTVTALARALARGSPGITALFGRGNGTSQRLYLSLHATGRHVILEVEPQQEEAGHDLPGLGYTWGTRIARASSTSELYAQLLQALQVLTGFESCTLLGHDNDGRDPHLEQQGIPIESFPCTVDRSARVPLMLIDGQAKPAELVGSPGSLPDLSGCPLCLPPPKLRDWLSGRQARAALILDLYEATPGRSLVVCRDRQPRHLAPPLRHLLLQLTQVATLRRALLHEKQQTQHRYRLLHERNTRLQRLAYTDPLTQVANRHRIEQVLETELAAASRNGSPLAVLLFDVDRFKSINDAYGHEVGDRVLHRVAQEAQSHLRNSDYLGRWGGEEFIAVVPGCDLTQAQELAWRVCRALAQSPIEPVGQVTASFGVAACQSGDSCRRLVRRADLAMYRAKRAGRACVRTPEIGA, from the coding sequence GTGCCTGGCCAGCAGCAACCTGCCCCGTTTCTTCGGACTATCCCCACCGAGGCGCTTGGCCGTTCGCCCGAACAGGTGCTGGGCGCCGATACCGTAACGGCCCTGGCCCGGGCATTGGCCAGGGGATCGCCCGGTATCACGGCCCTCTTCGGGCGCGGGAACGGCACCTCGCAGCGGCTCTATCTCTCTCTCCACGCGACAGGGCGACACGTGATCCTGGAAGTCGAGCCGCAGCAGGAGGAGGCAGGCCACGACCTGCCGGGGCTCGGCTACACATGGGGAACGCGCATCGCCCGTGCCAGCAGCACAAGTGAGCTCTACGCCCAGCTCCTGCAGGCTCTCCAGGTGTTGACCGGCTTCGAATCCTGCACCCTGCTTGGCCACGACAACGACGGCCGCGACCCGCACCTGGAGCAACAGGGTATTCCCATCGAATCCTTTCCCTGCACCGTGGATCGCAGTGCCCGCGTACCGCTCATGCTGATCGATGGCCAGGCGAAGCCAGCCGAGCTGGTCGGTTCGCCCGGCTCGCTTCCCGACCTGTCCGGCTGCCCGCTATGTTTGCCGCCGCCGAAGCTGCGCGACTGGCTGAGCGGCCGGCAGGCCCGTGCGGCGCTCATCCTAGATTTGTATGAGGCCACCCCGGGGCGCAGCCTGGTGGTATGTCGGGATCGCCAGCCGCGTCATCTGGCACCGCCCTTGCGACACCTGCTGCTTCAGCTCACCCAGGTGGCCACGCTACGCCGGGCGCTGCTGCACGAAAAGCAGCAGACCCAGCACCGTTACCGCCTGCTGCATGAGCGCAACACCCGGCTTCAACGGCTCGCCTACACCGACCCGCTGACGCAGGTGGCCAATCGTCACCGTATCGAACAGGTGCTCGAGACCGAGCTGGCGGCGGCCAGTCGGAATGGCAGCCCCTTGGCAGTATTGCTGTTCGACGTCGATCGCTTCAAATCGATCAACGATGCCTATGGGCATGAGGTAGGCGATCGGGTACTGCATCGAGTAGCCCAGGAGGCCCAGTCACATCTGCGCAACAGCGATTATCTCGGGCGCTGGGGCGGCGAAGAATTCATTGCCGTGGTGCCCGGCTGCGATCTAACCCAGGCACAGGAATTGGCCTGGCGCGTGTGTCGCGCCCTTGCCCAGAGCCCTATCGAGCCCGTGGGTCAGGTTACCGCCAGCTTCGGTGTCGCTGCTTGCCAGTCCGGCGATAGCTGCAGGCGGCTGGTACGGCGTGCCGACCTGGCGATGTATCGGGCCAAGCGGGCGGGACGCGCCTGCGTGCGAACGCCGGAGATCGGTGCCTAG
- a CDS encoding transcriptional regulator translates to MNEKIAFAERLAAAMRAAGYEPRPAVLEREFNLRYWGKPVTLQGVRRWLCGETLPQQEKLQVLAEWLGVEPQALRFGDDGKSRIGETRGDWEMPISAEERRVLRRYLALPVEQRKVVAQIIEAFSLAERSDSEERRASYAVKRDEEGGG, encoded by the coding sequence ATGAATGAGAAGATTGCGTTTGCCGAACGGTTAGCCGCCGCCATGCGCGCTGCCGGCTACGAGCCGCGGCCAGCCGTGCTGGAGCGCGAATTCAACCTGCGCTACTGGGGAAAGCCCGTCACGCTGCAGGGTGTACGGCGTTGGCTATGCGGCGAGACCCTGCCTCAGCAGGAAAAATTACAGGTGCTGGCTGAATGGCTGGGAGTCGAGCCGCAGGCGTTGCGCTTTGGCGATGACGGCAAGAGCCGGATAGGCGAGACGCGCGGTGATTGGGAGATGCCGATCAGCGCCGAAGAGCGCCGCGTGCTGCGGCGCTACCTGGCCCTGCCGGTGGAACAGCGCAAGGTGGTGGCCCAGATCATCGAAGCGTTCTCCCTCGCGGAACGGAGCGACTCGGAAGAGCGCCGGGCCAGCTATGCGGTGAAGCGCGACGAGGAAGGAGGCGGCTAG